Proteins encoded within one genomic window of Sulfolobales archaeon:
- a CDS encoding 50S ribosomal protein L23 — translation MSELDPLAVIIRPVTSEKALSLIEKENVITLIVDRRANKKVIKEAVERLYEVKVERVRTIITRTGEKKAYIKLSREYKASDIATKLGVL, via the coding sequence ATGAGCGAGCTTGATCCTCTAGCTGTTATAATAAGACCTGTGACATCGGAGAAAGCTCTATCTCTTATTGAGAAAGAGAACGTGATAACATTAATAGTAGATCGGAGAGCTAATAAAAAGGTTATCAAAGAAGCTGTTGAAAGACTTTACGAGGTTAAGGTTGAGAGAGTTAGAACAATCATAACTAGAACAGGGGAGAAGAAGGCTTATATAAAGCTGAGTAGAGAATATAAGGCTAGTGACATAGCAACCAAGCTAGGAGTATTATGA
- the rpl4p gene encoding 50S ribosomal protein L4, whose amino-acid sequence MSFRILIPYIEDPGEVSIINLEGSEVGRMRLPSLFGAPVRLDLIRRAFLSAFTARVQPQGRDPLAGKRRVGESWGADHSVARVPRLDNGRAVFAPMTRGGRRTHPPKVEKKVYEDINRKEMRLAIVSALAATRRIDMVTRRGHVIPREISSLPIVVSEDVEKISSTSSAREFLVKIGLWSDIERVMERIRIRAGRGKMRGRRYVEPKSLLVILSSPDSPAVKAFRNLPGVDVIWPGGLGIQHLAPGGVPGRLTMISKPALEMLSEKYVVISV is encoded by the coding sequence ATGAGCTTCAGAATATTAATTCCATATATAGAGGATCCAGGAGAAGTTTCTATTATAAATCTAGAAGGATCTGAAGTAGGTAGAATGAGACTGCCATCTCTCTTCGGAGCTCCTGTAAGACTTGATCTCATTAGAAGAGCTTTTCTCTCAGCATTTACAGCGAGAGTACAACCTCAAGGCAGGGATCCTCTGGCTGGTAAGAGGAGGGTTGGAGAGAGCTGGGGAGCTGATCATAGTGTTGCTAGAGTTCCCAGGCTTGATAATGGGAGAGCTGTTTTCGCTCCGATGACTAGGGGAGGTAGAAGAACACACCCTCCGAAGGTTGAGAAAAAAGTTTATGAAGATATTAATAGAAAGGAGATGAGACTAGCCATAGTATCAGCTCTAGCAGCAACAAGAAGAATTGATATGGTGACTAGGAGAGGGCATGTGATCCCCAGAGAGATTTCAAGTCTTCCTATAGTGGTGTCCGAGGACGTTGAAAAGATCTCTAGTACATCCTCGGCCAGAGAGTTCTTAGTCAAGATAGGTTTGTGGAGTGATATTGAGAGAGTTATGGAGAGAATTAGAATAAGAGCTGGGAGAGGTAAGATGAGAGGTAGGAGATACGTAGAACCTAAAAGTCTTCTTGTAATACTCTCATCACCGGATTCACCTGCTGTGAAAGCTTTCAGAAACCTGCCTGGTGTTGATGTGATATGGCCTGGAGGGCTTGGGATTCAGCATTTAGCTCCAGGAGGTGTTCCTGGAAGGCTTACTATGATCTCAAAACCTGCTCTAGAAATGTTAAGTGAGAAGTATGTGGTGATATCCGTATGA
- a CDS encoding 50S ribosomal protein L3, protein MARRKQSAPRRGSLGVRPRKRASRLIPRIKSWPDIDFEKPRLLAFLGYKVGMTHAIIIDDRPNSPTYGREIFIPMTVIETPPIVPLAARFYVEKPGYGLTTLTEAWIEPSKELEIHRKISTFKPNDHEKIFKIVEENISRIARVSVIAATQPKLTGGLEKKKPDLLEILVGGGRIDERIDYTKKILGQQISVSEVFTAGGFVDVIGVTKGKGFQGVIKRFGVRELPRWHKHRKGSRRIGARSPGRGTISEAPQAGQMGFHRRTIHNMRIIMIDNDPSKINPSGGFPHYGLVRSSYVALLGSIQGPPKRPVVLRYPVRPPSIVYDKPPRIIFISLDSKM, encoded by the coding sequence ATGGCTCGCAGGAAGCAGAGTGCTCCAAGACGTGGAAGTCTAGGAGTAAGACCTAGGAAAAGAGCTTCAAGACTGATCCCTAGGATCAAGAGTTGGCCTGATATAGATTTTGAGAAGCCTAGACTACTAGCGTTTCTAGGATACAAAGTTGGTATGACTCATGCTATAATTATAGATGATAGACCTAACAGTCCAACCTATGGTAGAGAGATATTCATCCCTATGACAGTTATAGAAACACCTCCTATAGTGCCTCTAGCAGCTAGATTCTACGTAGAGAAACCAGGATACGGGCTTACAACCCTTACAGAGGCTTGGATAGAACCTTCTAAAGAGCTTGAGATACATAGGAAGATATCAACCTTCAAACCCAATGATCATGAGAAGATCTTTAAGATCGTAGAAGAGAATATAAGTAGAATAGCTAGAGTATCCGTTATAGCGGCAACTCAGCCAAAACTCACTGGAGGTCTCGAGAAGAAGAAACCGGATCTTCTAGAGATCCTCGTGGGCGGAGGCAGAATTGATGAGAGAATAGATTATACAAAAAAGATCTTAGGACAGCAGATCTCAGTATCAGAAGTCTTCACAGCAGGAGGATTTGTTGATGTAATAGGAGTAACGAAAGGAAAAGGGTTCCAAGGTGTTATCAAGAGATTTGGTGTCAGAGAACTTCCTAGATGGCATAAACATAGGAAGGGCTCTAGAAGAATTGGTGCTAGAAGTCCTGGGAGAGGTACTATCTCGGAGGCTCCTCAAGCTGGTCAAATGGGATTTCATAGAAGAACTATACATAATATGAGGATTATAATGATAGATAACGATCCATCAAAGATAAATCCATCAGGAGGATTTCCACATTACGGGTTGGTTAGAAGTAGTTATGTAGCGCTTCTAGGATCTATTCAAGGACCTCCTAAGAGACCTGTAGTACTCAGATATCCTGTAAGACCTCCTTCTATAGTATATGACAAGCCTCCCAGGATTATATTCATCTCACTTGATTCGAAGATGTAG
- a CDS encoding putative RNA uridine N3 methyltransferase — MKNLKAINMIPRRDFKMIVHIPSSIIDVEKGLLKKTMVAGLIGRACGIFRVDVISLYKDPDSSNRSMRFIKKILDYMRTPHYLRRFIIPLDRDLRGVGILPPLTTPNQISEEDLDKDHVREALVTKIERKVICLEAGLESEFCFKPSSRDFTGSLREGDIVLVAVSNRRIVDLIEKDVFLKNNYWSYDVAVNNSLRSSLERFRNSLIIISTRKGSYLTEDLARSIVRDLKGKDLSIVFGSPDKDPDEIAELEGWNLNELANYSINTAPLQGVRNIRTYEALFITLSLINNMIYISKGI; from the coding sequence TTGAAAAATCTGAAAGCTATTAACATGATACCTAGGAGAGATTTTAAGATGATTGTTCACATACCTTCTTCTATAATTGATGTTGAGAAGGGTTTGCTAAAGAAAACAATGGTAGCAGGACTTATTGGTAGAGCTTGTGGAATATTTAGAGTTGATGTGATCAGCTTATATAAGGATCCTGATTCAAGTAATAGAAGTATGCGATTTATTAAGAAGATCCTTGATTACATGAGAACACCTCATTACCTTAGGAGATTTATAATTCCTCTGGATCGTGATTTGAGAGGTGTAGGAATTCTTCCTCCGCTTACAACTCCTAATCAGATATCTGAGGAGGATTTGGATAAGGATCATGTTAGAGAGGCTTTGGTTACAAAGATAGAGAGAAAAGTAATCTGTCTAGAGGCGGGTTTAGAGAGTGAGTTTTGCTTCAAGCCTTCTTCGAGAGATTTTACCGGGAGTCTGAGAGAAGGAGATATTGTTCTTGTAGCGGTTTCAAATAGAAGGATAGTTGATCTTATCGAGAAAGATGTTTTTCTCAAGAATAATTACTGGTCTTATGATGTAGCTGTGAATAACAGTCTCAGGAGTTCTCTAGAGAGATTTAGAAATTCGCTTATTATAATATCAACTCGTAAGGGATCCTATCTAACAGAGGATCTTGCCAGAAGCATTGTACGAGATCTTAAGGGTAAGGATCTATCCATAGTTTTCGGGTCTCCTGACAAGGATCCTGATGAGATAGCCGAGCTAGAGGGATGGAATCTCAATGAATTAGCAAATTACAGCATTAATACAGCACCTCTTCAGGGTGTTAGAAATATCAGAACTTATGAAGCTCTCTTCATAACTCTATCACTTATTAACAACATGATCTATATTTCTAAAGGGATATAA